From Candidatus Eremiobacterota bacterium, one genomic window encodes:
- a CDS encoding ankyrin repeat domain-containing protein, whose translation MSDNYLDKAHGEFDRGLEHLKAGEFWEARECFDRSLEISKKLPGTERHQAYCLLNIGVVLASSSSTELEEAGSSFLSALSLFKSVNALAEVALCHFYIGRVHNDLHRPKEAEASLHEALELFASLPPMDLHPGDHALCHLYYADAILRQGDIEKAETHYREGFSLYQRSFGDDDMMADYLIAAARRLKAAHEPRRASPYFEQALAVLMRLPPSKKNEYLQQVCRRELGKEPKKPAAESREISFSDAIERMDLAALKRFVDRGGEEHIGEKLGLERLVSYECSDDIFGIFRNVSTGDARRYFLEVLSRFSEAIKNKDHETLSRLISAGTGINAWNDKGQTPLHLAAYNGLADVAGFLIAKGADIDARDHKHLTPLHLAAHEGHGEVIKVLIAAGAMVNARDGGNRTPLHWAMAKGHESAAEILRAHGWKQGR comes from the coding sequence GTGAGCGATAATTATCTTGATAAGGCTCACGGGGAGTTTGACAGGGGCCTTGAGCATCTGAAGGCCGGCGAGTTCTGGGAAGCCCGGGAGTGCTTCGACAGGTCTCTGGAGATTTCCAAAAAGCTTCCCGGGACGGAGAGGCACCAGGCATACTGCCTTCTCAACATAGGCGTGGTCCTTGCAAGCAGTTCCTCCACCGAGCTCGAGGAAGCAGGAAGCTCTTTCCTAAGCGCCCTGTCACTCTTTAAATCCGTCAATGCCTTGGCAGAGGTGGCTCTCTGCCACTTTTACATAGGCAGGGTTCACAATGATCTGCACAGGCCAAAAGAGGCGGAAGCCTCCCTCCATGAAGCCCTTGAGCTCTTCGCATCACTCCCGCCGATGGATCTCCATCCCGGTGATCATGCCCTCTGTCATCTCTACTATGCCGATGCCATCCTGCGGCAGGGAGACATCGAGAAGGCCGAAACTCATTACCGTGAGGGCTTTTCACTGTATCAGCGCTCTTTCGGAGATGATGACATGATGGCTGATTATCTCATCGCCGCCGCGAGAAGGCTCAAGGCCGCACATGAGCCCCGGCGGGCCTCCCCCTATTTTGAGCAGGCTCTCGCGGTGCTCATGAGGCTCCCCCCCTCCAAGAAGAATGAATATCTCCAGCAGGTGTGCCGGCGCGAGCTGGGAAAGGAGCCTAAAAAGCCCGCAGCGGAGTCCCGTGAGATATCCTTCTCCGATGCCATTGAGAGGATGGACCTTGCGGCCCTGAAGCGTTTTGTGGACAGGGGAGGCGAGGAGCACATAGGCGAGAAGCTCGGTCTCGAGCGCCTCGTTTCCTACGAGTGTTCTGATGATATCTTCGGGATCTTCAGGAATGTCTCCACGGGTGATGCGAGGCGGTATTTTCTCGAGGTCCTCTCCAGGTTCTCCGAGGCTATAAAAAACAAGGACCACGAGACGCTCTCAAGGCTTATATCGGCAGGCACAGGCATCAATGCATGGAACGACAAGGGGCAGACCCCCCTTCACCTGGCGGCGTACAACGGCCTTGCCGATGTGGCGGGATTTCTTATCGCAAAAGGTGCCGATATAGATGCCCGTGACCACAAGCACCTTACCCCCCTTCACCTTGCTGCCCACGAGGGCCATGGGGAAGTGATAAAGGTCCTAATCGCGGCGGGGGCCATGGTAAATGCCCGCGATGGAGGCAACAGGACGCCCCTTCACTGGGCCATGGCCAAAGGCCATGAGAGCGCTGCAGAGATCCTTCGTGCCCATGGCTGGAAGCAGGGGCGGTAG
- a CDS encoding DUF4253 domain-containing protein, with protein sequence MRADRKIFFSPGLGALLFILSIIGLCCGRKAPPPVVAPSLNAPSKAAPVLSDEEAVKRISLDRDVLAMIRKESREPFSPLNGWSPDGEQVEAPGVILPIEGQDVEQLVEKMREPLQKKGYQPYITDVAGEKVKCLTLVKDTDPYAILGIMQTNGVNCDITNEKITEKLMAWQVRFPMVILGAGQDWVEVKFRKLPSSMDAFAKEVYEFCPDCVDQGCGSVEALACEIKKTGKLFLWWD encoded by the coding sequence ATGAGAGCTGACAGAAAAATTTTTTTTTCACCGGGACTGGGGGCGCTTCTTTTCATTCTCAGCATCATTGGCCTCTGCTGCGGGCGGAAAGCTCCACCCCCGGTAGTGGCGCCGTCCCTGAATGCTCCTTCCAAAGCGGCGCCGGTTCTCAGTGACGAGGAAGCAGTAAAAAGGATATCCCTTGACAGAGATGTGCTTGCCATGATCAGAAAGGAATCCAGGGAGCCCTTTTCTCCTCTCAATGGCTGGAGCCCTGACGGGGAGCAGGTTGAGGCGCCCGGTGTCATCCTCCCCATAGAGGGTCAGGACGTGGAGCAGCTTGTGGAGAAGATGCGCGAGCCCCTTCAGAAAAAGGGCTATCAGCCATATATCACTGATGTGGCAGGTGAAAAGGTAAAATGCCTCACCCTTGTGAAAGATACTGATCCTTATGCAATACTGGGGATAATGCAGACCAACGGCGTCAACTGCGATATCACAAATGAAAAGATAACAGAGAAGCTTATGGCATGGCAGGTGCGCTTCCCCATGGTCATCCTGGGCGCCGGGCAGGACTGGGTGGAGGTAAAGTTCAGAAAGCTTCCTTCATCGATGGATGCCTTTGCGAAGGAAGTATACGAATTCTGCCCCGACTGCGTGGATCAGGGCTGCGGATCGGTAGAGGCCCTGGCCTGTGAGATAAAGAAAACGGGAAAACTTTTCCTGTGGTGGGACTGA
- a CDS encoding RNA-binding protein has product MSKKVYVGNLAYRTTEDNLRELFAPFGAVESVSIITDRDTGRSKGFGFVEMSSEEEAKAAIAGLDKKEIDGRALTVNEARDRKDSGGGGARGGGGFKKNRY; this is encoded by the coding sequence ATGAGTAAAAAAGTGTATGTGGGGAACCTTGCCTACCGCACCACGGAGGACAACCTTCGCGAGCTCTTCGCCCCCTTCGGCGCCGTGGAATCGGTGAGCATCATCACTGACCGTGACACGGGGAGGTCCAAAGGGTTCGGCTTTGTAGAGATGAGCAGCGAGGAAGAGGCCAAGGCGGCCATCGCGGGTCTTGACAAGAAGGAGATTGACGGGAGAGCCCTTACCGTGAACGAGGCAAGGGACAGGAAAGATTCAGGTGGCGGCGGAGCAAGGGGCGGCGGCGGCTTCAAGAAGAACCGTTACTAA
- a CDS encoding radical SAM protein, translated as MSTCRLPSRLYLDVTNACPLRCLHCCSSSGEPFARELTGEELLGIVDQCHAMGVKNLVISGGEPMLREDLMDILARAGALGLGVTLLTSGVLMTEEAAACLARQGVRVKISLDGVKASSHDSLRGNGAFRAALKALELLQSSGLKALSVHFTVHRGNFTEMTELPGLLSRLAVRNIVVGTIKPSGRAAAHGELLIPPAMIPYLKQKIRDLSDHGGLHLENFTDRGWDGFGCPAKCSKFGINAYGKATTCAFFSTEFLGGSVRESSLMELWEQYQARSGMFVPSKQCASCPALADSGGGCRARAYYYSGDINGPDPHCCALYEKMRFIEAHRPLVLEAARDAWAAFMGLRCEV; from the coding sequence ATGAGCACTTGCCGCCTCCCATCACGGCTCTACCTCGATGTGACCAATGCCTGCCCGCTCAGGTGCCTGCACTGCTGCTCCTCCTCTGGCGAGCCTTTTGCCAGGGAGCTCACCGGTGAGGAGCTCTTGGGTATCGTTGACCAGTGCCATGCCATGGGGGTGAAAAACCTTGTCATCTCTGGCGGCGAGCCCATGCTCCGCGAGGATCTCATGGATATCCTCGCCAGGGCCGGGGCTCTCGGCCTTGGAGTCACCCTTCTCACAAGCGGTGTGCTCATGACGGAAGAAGCCGCTGCCTGCCTCGCCAGGCAGGGAGTCAGGGTGAAGATAAGCCTGGACGGCGTAAAGGCTTCAAGCCATGATTCCCTCAGGGGGAACGGCGCTTTCAGGGCTGCCCTCAAGGCCCTCGAGCTCCTTCAATCCTCGGGCCTCAAGGCCCTCTCGGTGCACTTCACCGTGCACAGGGGAAACTTTACCGAGATGACGGAGCTTCCAGGGCTCCTCTCCCGCCTGGCGGTGAGAAATATCGTCGTGGGCACCATAAAGCCCTCGGGAAGAGCTGCAGCCCATGGAGAGCTTCTCATCCCCCCCGCAATGATCCCTTACCTCAAGCAGAAGATCAGGGACCTCTCAGACCATGGGGGCCTCCACCTGGAGAACTTTACCGACAGGGGATGGGATGGCTTCGGCTGCCCGGCGAAATGCAGCAAGTTCGGGATAAATGCCTATGGGAAAGCCACTACCTGCGCCTTCTTCAGCACGGAATTCCTGGGCGGGAGCGTGCGGGAGTCAAGCCTTATGGAGCTATGGGAGCAGTACCAGGCCCGCAGCGGGATGTTCGTGCCGTCAAAGCAATGCGCGTCCTGCCCGGCCCTTGCCGATTCGGGGGGAGGATGCAGGGCAAGGGCTTACTATTACTCAGGGGACATCAACGGGCCCGATCCCCATTGCTGCGCCCTGTATGAAAAGATGCGCTTCATTGAGGCCCACCGCCCCCTCGTTCTGGAGGCCGCCCGCGATGCCTGGGCCGCTTTCATGGGCCTCCGCTGCGAGGTGTGA
- a CDS encoding PAS domain S-box protein, protein MPAHKAARNKKPLFTGDFPHTEDFLHSIINSMAEPVFVKDDQHRWILINEAYCELVGYSREELLGKSDYDFYLKREADVFWKNDSEMLSTGKVKVNEEDFTDRSGRYHVIRTRKSLYIDSSGRKFIVGIIIDITERRVDEEKIRKLNADLAQRVELRTEVIEAINKKLVEEIAERIDAEKALRDSRNYLDKMINTIADPIFVKDKRHRWVLLNDAYCAFMGYTREELLGKTDFDFFPHKEAKVFWEKDEEVFRTGVENVNEEQFTDRGGKTHTIITKKTLYKDSSGTMSIVGIIRDSSEQKLIEEKLKESEQKYRALFESSPDAILVLDDGGIIRDINVRGAAMFCSSIDELKGKHFKEIRRLTEKSKDMVIEAFSRRMKGEIIAPYRIDFTDAEGRARVGRVTAVALLNGDNLIRGIVVMVADISDMG, encoded by the coding sequence ATGCCCGCACATAAAGCAGCAAGAAACAAGAAACCCCTGTTCACCGGCGATTTTCCCCACACGGAAGATTTTCTCCACAGCATCATCAACTCGATGGCCGAGCCCGTCTTTGTCAAGGACGACCAGCACCGCTGGATTCTCATCAATGAAGCTTATTGTGAGCTTGTGGGATACTCGCGGGAAGAGCTGCTAGGCAAGTCTGATTATGATTTCTACCTTAAAAGAGAGGCAGATGTATTCTGGAAGAACGACAGCGAGATGCTCTCCACGGGAAAAGTGAAAGTGAATGAAGAAGATTTTACCGACAGGAGCGGGAGATACCATGTGATAAGGACCAGGAAATCCCTTTACATTGACAGTTCAGGCAGAAAATTCATTGTGGGGATAATAATCGATATCACCGAGCGGAGAGTGGATGAAGAGAAGATAAGGAAGCTCAATGCCGACCTCGCCCAGCGCGTTGAGCTGCGCACCGAGGTGATTGAAGCCATCAACAAGAAGCTTGTAGAGGAGATAGCGGAGCGTATTGATGCTGAAAAGGCCCTCAGAGACTCCAGAAATTACCTGGATAAAATGATCAATACCATTGCTGATCCAATTTTTGTCAAAGACAAGCGACACCGGTGGGTGCTGCTCAATGACGCATACTGCGCTTTCATGGGATATACAAGGGAGGAGCTTCTCGGAAAAACCGACTTTGATTTCTTTCCCCATAAAGAAGCCAAGGTATTCTGGGAAAAGGATGAGGAAGTTTTCAGGACAGGCGTGGAGAATGTCAATGAAGAGCAATTCACTGACAGGGGCGGAAAAACCCACACGATTATCACGAAAAAGACCCTTTACAAGGACAGCTCCGGTACCATGTCCATTGTGGGGATTATAAGGGATAGTTCGGAACAGAAGCTTATTGAGGAAAAACTGAAGGAGAGCGAGCAGAAATACCGGGCCCTTTTCGAGTCATCTCCCGATGCAATCTTGGTGCTGGACGACGGGGGAATCATCAGGGATATCAATGTCCGGGGCGCCGCCATGTTCTGTTCATCAATCGATGAGCTGAAGGGAAAGCATTTCAAGGAGATTCGGAGACTTACTGAGAAGAGCAAGGATATGGTCATTGAAGCCTTTTCCCGGAGGATGAAGGGAGAGATAATCGCCCCCTACAGGATCGATTTCACTGACGCTGAGGGAAGGGCCCGCGTCGGAAGGGTCACCGCAGTAGCCCTCCTGAACGGCGACAATCTCATAAGGGGTATCGTGGTCATGGTTGCGGACATATCAGACATGGGATGA
- a CDS encoding 4Fe-4S binding protein, with amino-acid sequence MPGKKSIFRCRISMIRRIVQVLSLILLVYGGYLFKESIEGPSLASGQGQFFPSLKAPQGAISTTQFQQGSILWPSGATPVLENYPPGLICRFNPKGGMFKACFLHFISENLTWRTAVKFMLPHITLFMLLCFLLGRAWCGWTCPIGTVGDFLTWLRRKMNIPMRRFSVPFRHGLVFSSYGLLALTTAISAFIGIPKYARFQCNLFLPYCQVCPARIICPLFGLIRPSWKDFTSLTTTIFTLLAWVVLGLFVAAFYWGRRVWCHLCPVGLINSWFNRGSAMELVKDPLKCNKCGSCADACPMGLTAMYEEERNVIYNQGGCIMCLRCVEICPRKGCLSARFLGRKITESRFE; translated from the coding sequence ATGCCAGGGAAGAAAAGCATTTTCAGATGCCGGATCTCCATGATCCGGAGAATAGTGCAGGTTCTTTCCCTTATTCTGCTCGTGTACGGCGGATATCTCTTCAAGGAGTCCATAGAGGGGCCATCATTGGCCAGCGGCCAGGGGCAGTTCTTTCCTTCCCTCAAGGCTCCCCAGGGCGCCATCTCGACGACGCAGTTCCAGCAGGGGAGCATCCTGTGGCCCTCGGGGGCCACGCCGGTCCTGGAGAACTACCCTCCCGGCCTTATCTGCAGGTTCAATCCCAAAGGGGGCATGTTCAAGGCCTGCTTCCTCCACTTCATTTCCGAGAACCTCACATGGAGGACGGCCGTGAAATTCATGCTGCCCCATATCACGCTTTTCATGCTGCTGTGCTTTCTTCTCGGCCGCGCCTGGTGCGGCTGGACCTGCCCCATCGGCACCGTGGGCGACTTTCTTACGTGGCTCAGGAGAAAGATGAATATCCCCATGCGGCGCTTTTCTGTCCCCTTCAGGCATGGCCTCGTATTCTCCTCTTACGGCCTCCTTGCTCTCACCACTGCAATCTCGGCTTTCATCGGGATCCCGAAGTATGCCAGGTTCCAGTGCAACCTTTTCCTCCCTTACTGCCAGGTCTGCCCGGCCCGGATCATATGCCCTCTCTTCGGACTCATCAGGCCCAGCTGGAAGGATTTCACCTCCCTCACCACCACGATATTCACCCTGCTTGCCTGGGTGGTTCTGGGGCTTTTTGTGGCGGCCTTCTACTGGGGCCGCCGCGTATGGTGCCATCTCTGCCCCGTGGGGCTCATCAACTCCTGGTTCAACAGGGGGAGCGCCATGGAACTGGTAAAGGATCCCCTGAAATGCAACAAATGCGGCTCATGCGCCGATGCCTGCCCCATGGGCCTCACGGCAATGTACGAAGAGGAGAGGAATGTCATCTACAACCAGGGCGGCTGCATCATGTGCCTCAGGTGCGTCGAGATATGCCCCCGGAAGGGCTGCCTCTCAGCGCGTTTCCTGGGGCGGAAGATTACCGAGTCCAGGTTTGAGTGA
- a CDS encoding 2-hydroxyacyl-CoA dehydratase family protein, whose product MASQEKPGDKYAQALKSLGELASPPEARGLGELLEHYREKSRLKSSAFFYEVLAGGIHDSRKRVGYFCNLVPDELIIACGALPVRLCSHDPCWAKCGEALLSPDLCPALKSTAGEFAGKAVGDLDLLIVPAACDGKAKLAELLSPFVEICFLDIPRDSDYLASAGHWEERYRALFGFLRKRYQVKAGRKDLLRACDAVNKRTSVFRKIYRLRASQAGAVSTFDYFIMAQASFHVDPLLWSEKAGALLEEALGAGREEEKGKRIVLAGSPVLFPSFKVLEVLEEARCHVAADTICSTYGRLYDPVQVDEETELGILRSLALKHIAASMCPCLIGVSKLLDRIIDLTGEYRLDGVVYHSLHLCQVFEMQSSLVRQVLKERAMPFLSLQADFAPGDKEQLRTRVEAFMEMIP is encoded by the coding sequence ATGGCCTCTCAGGAAAAACCCGGCGACAAGTACGCGCAGGCACTGAAATCCCTTGGTGAGCTTGCCTCCCCGCCTGAGGCGCGTGGCCTTGGCGAGCTGCTGGAGCATTACAGGGAAAAGTCCCGTCTCAAGAGCTCAGCTTTCTTCTATGAAGTCCTTGCAGGGGGGATTCATGACAGCCGGAAGCGCGTGGGATACTTCTGCAACCTTGTGCCCGATGAGCTGATCATTGCCTGCGGCGCCCTCCCTGTGAGGCTCTGCAGTCACGATCCCTGCTGGGCGAAGTGCGGGGAAGCCCTTCTCTCTCCCGACCTCTGCCCGGCCCTGAAATCCACGGCAGGCGAATTCGCCGGGAAAGCAGTCGGCGACCTGGACCTTCTCATCGTGCCTGCCGCATGTGACGGGAAAGCAAAGCTTGCAGAGCTTCTCTCACCATTTGTGGAGATATGTTTCCTTGACATCCCCAGGGACAGTGATTACCTGGCGAGTGCCGGCCATTGGGAAGAGCGTTACCGGGCGCTTTTCGGCTTCCTCAGGAAGAGATACCAGGTGAAGGCGGGAAGGAAAGATCTGCTGCGGGCCTGTGATGCGGTCAACAAAAGGACATCAGTCTTCAGGAAGATTTACCGCCTCAGGGCATCTCAGGCGGGTGCCGTGAGCACCTTCGACTATTTCATCATGGCCCAGGCTTCCTTCCATGTCGATCCGCTCCTCTGGAGCGAGAAGGCCGGGGCCCTCCTTGAAGAGGCCCTCGGGGCCGGCAGGGAGGAAGAGAAGGGTAAAAGGATAGTGCTCGCAGGGTCGCCTGTACTCTTCCCGAGCTTCAAGGTCCTTGAGGTCCTCGAGGAAGCCCGGTGTCATGTGGCAGCCGATACGATCTGCAGCACCTATGGAAGGCTCTACGACCCCGTGCAGGTTGACGAGGAGACGGAGCTTGGGATTCTCCGATCCCTGGCCCTCAAGCACATTGCGGCGAGCATGTGCCCCTGCCTCATAGGCGTGAGCAAGCTCCTGGACCGCATCATCGACCTGACGGGTGAATACCGCCTGGATGGCGTCGTCTATCACAGCCTGCACCTCTGCCAGGTCTTTGAGATGCAGTCGTCCCTTGTAAGGCAGGTGCTCAAGGAGAGGGCCATGCCCTTTCTTTCCCTCCAGGCCGATTTTGCCCCTGGAGATAAGGAGCAGCTCCGCACAAGGGTAGAAGCTTTTATGGAGATGATTCCCTGA
- a CDS encoding histidinol-phosphatase HisJ family protein — MKTSYHVHTRWSDGSGEMGDYSRMAALHKLRDLGFSDHLVLDPSGASHTWSMPVEKLEEYVKSVLEEKERLQGSLNIRLGIEADFFPGTAGRLKSMLEAFPFDYVIGSVHIVDGFCVDAHPCTWEALSENERNEVIVLYWRRIRELAESGLCDIIAHMDLTKKFGYYATVDINGPVSEALDAMVSHGLAFELNTAGAYKPVGEFYPSPSLINECALRKIPVVITADAHDPSHITRSFDKAAGLLRESGYGSTALFEGRRRSSLSLTP, encoded by the coding sequence TTGAAAACATCGTATCATGTCCATACCCGCTGGAGTGATGGCTCGGGGGAAATGGGCGATTACTCACGGATGGCGGCGCTTCATAAACTCCGGGATCTTGGCTTTTCAGACCACCTGGTCCTCGATCCCTCAGGAGCAAGCCATACCTGGAGCATGCCCGTCGAAAAGCTTGAAGAGTATGTGAAATCCGTGCTTGAAGAGAAGGAGCGCCTCCAGGGGAGTCTTAACATCAGGCTCGGCATCGAGGCGGACTTCTTCCCCGGCACCGCGGGCCGCCTGAAAAGCATGCTGGAGGCCTTTCCCTTTGATTATGTGATAGGCTCGGTCCATATCGTTGACGGCTTTTGCGTTGATGCCCATCCGTGCACCTGGGAGGCGCTCTCGGAAAACGAGCGCAACGAGGTTATCGTCCTTTACTGGCGCCGCATCAGGGAGCTTGCCGAAAGCGGCCTCTGCGACATCATAGCCCACATGGATCTCACCAAGAAGTTCGGTTACTATGCCACCGTTGATATCAACGGCCCCGTCTCGGAAGCCCTGGATGCCATGGTCTCCCATGGCCTTGCCTTTGAGCTCAACACCGCCGGGGCATACAAGCCCGTCGGAGAATTCTATCCATCGCCTTCCCTCATCAATGAGTGCGCACTCAGAAAAATACCCGTGGTGATAACTGCTGACGCCCACGACCCCTCCCATATCACAAGGAGTTTCGATAAGGCAGCAGGACTTCTGCGGGAGTCGGGCTACGGGAGCACGGCCCTTTTCGAGGGGAGGCGGCGCTCGTCACTGAGCCTTACGCCGTGA
- a CDS encoding class I SAM-dependent methyltransferase — MTEHFHQFSNEEQRHEVTDTNYGTVALRYYSDYPFGKEMCRETRAREHFVFPPIPSMAAYMEAREWAIDAIAVERGIKRGVRNYIEFAGGFHTRALWMTVRYPEISFVDTDQTGLVHLHKREHIRAILGYEPGNLHYEVLDVVEGTGREEVRAHLLPDSLAVGMIAGLLRYLTHEQKAQVARQTSALLGKGGICITCDTFTKADLHDPAATLDPRIVQELTVAKRGVDYYATMLDNVNHFREIFQGNGYRSIEFVDTGTLVPDISCLHNDELFKNESEGEKERARDFYRRRKLAVMTV; from the coding sequence ATGACAGAGCATTTTCATCAGTTCAGCAATGAGGAGCAGCGGCATGAGGTCACTGACACCAATTACGGTACGGTGGCCCTCAGATATTATTCTGATTATCCTTTCGGGAAGGAAATGTGCCGCGAGACAAGGGCCAGGGAGCACTTCGTTTTTCCGCCCATTCCCTCGATGGCGGCTTACATGGAAGCGAGAGAATGGGCAATAGATGCGATTGCCGTTGAGAGAGGGATAAAAAGAGGGGTTCGAAACTATATTGAATTTGCGGGAGGATTCCACACAAGGGCCCTCTGGATGACTGTCAGGTATCCTGAGATATCTTTTGTCGATACCGATCAGACAGGCCTTGTGCACCTCCATAAGAGAGAGCACATCAGGGCGATCCTGGGGTATGAGCCAGGGAACCTGCATTATGAGGTCCTTGATGTCGTTGAGGGAACAGGCAGGGAAGAGGTGAGAGCCCATCTGCTGCCGGATTCACTGGCAGTGGGGATGATTGCGGGGCTGCTGCGCTATCTCACCCATGAGCAGAAGGCCCAGGTGGCGAGGCAGACTTCGGCTCTGCTGGGAAAAGGGGGGATATGCATCACCTGCGATACCTTCACCAAGGCAGATCTTCACGATCCCGCCGCAACCCTTGACCCCAGGATAGTGCAGGAGCTCACCGTCGCAAAGCGTGGCGTTGATTATTATGCCACCATGCTTGACAACGTCAATCATTTCAGGGAGATATTTCAGGGCAACGGATACCGCTCAATCGAGTTCGTTGATACCGGGACACTGGTCCCTGATATAAGCTGCCTTCACAATGATGAGTTGTTCAAAAATGAAAGTGAGGGCGAAAAAGAAAGGGCCAGGGATTTCTACAGGAGAAGAAAGCTGGCCGTCATGACGGTTTAG
- a CDS encoding adenylosuccinate synthetase, whose amino-acid sequence MAKATFIITAGLGYGDEGKGSMVDFLVRHHGARYVVRYGGGPQAAHYVVTPEGLCHCFSQFGSGTLVPGVRTHISRHMLIKPQNFVAEAEELSKKGVARPFSLVSIDPRCTVVTPWHAMIGQLLELSRGKERHGTVGMGVGQAAMERERPVNNSLTIGDAFDGPLLAKKIEAHRIERLREAEELLQRCSDPAIDAFVRHFADEGLVSETLGSYKFLVNSSGIQLVKDEEAMEKLVESEASTVFEGSQGALIDYHYGFWPYVTKTRTTIDNAEALMKPYAGKVNLSRIGIIRAYNYRHGPGPLVTEDRELSSKLDEGHNVATDWQGGTRAGWPDLLSWRYALAINRGIESLALTMLDRLTKLDRIKVCTSYEYTGEVTDKLDDYFEWERMQGGAIRIKALKVVPHHKSEERSRLLFKCVPDEFIEFIGPAKDISGARRRGDLPSYARDLIEYIESPDGLSLPVRIISSGPTADHKFTS is encoded by the coding sequence GTGGCAAAGGCGACCTTCATAATTACCGCCGGCCTGGGTTACGGCGACGAAGGCAAGGGCTCCATGGTGGATTTCCTGGTGAGGCACCATGGAGCCCGGTATGTTGTACGCTACGGCGGGGGCCCCCAGGCGGCCCACTACGTGGTGACGCCCGAAGGCCTCTGCCACTGCTTCAGCCAGTTCGGCTCGGGGACCCTTGTGCCCGGCGTGAGAACCCACATCTCTCGGCACATGCTCATCAAGCCTCAGAACTTTGTGGCCGAGGCTGAAGAGCTTTCGAAAAAAGGAGTGGCACGCCCCTTTTCACTGGTATCGATAGATCCCCGCTGCACCGTAGTCACTCCCTGGCATGCCATGATCGGGCAGCTCCTGGAGCTCTCCAGGGGAAAGGAGCGCCACGGCACCGTGGGGATGGGTGTGGGGCAGGCAGCCATGGAGCGCGAGAGGCCGGTGAACAATTCCCTCACCATTGGTGACGCCTTCGACGGTCCCCTCCTTGCGAAAAAAATTGAAGCTCACAGGATTGAGAGGCTCAGAGAAGCCGAAGAGCTTCTTCAGCGCTGCAGCGATCCTGCCATAGATGCATTCGTGAGGCATTTCGCCGATGAGGGCCTTGTAAGTGAAACTCTTGGGAGCTACAAGTTCCTTGTCAATTCCAGCGGCATTCAGTTAGTGAAGGACGAAGAGGCCATGGAAAAGCTCGTTGAGAGCGAAGCTTCCACCGTTTTCGAGGGCTCCCAGGGCGCCCTTATCGACTATCATTACGGTTTCTGGCCTTACGTGACGAAAACCAGGACCACGATTGACAACGCCGAAGCCCTTATGAAACCTTATGCCGGCAAGGTCAACCTGTCAAGGATCGGCATCATAAGGGCATATAACTACCGCCATGGTCCAGGCCCTCTTGTGACAGAGGACAGGGAACTTTCTTCAAAACTGGACGAGGGCCACAACGTGGCCACCGACTGGCAGGGGGGCACCAGGGCGGGATGGCCTGACCTCCTCTCCTGGCGCTACGCCCTCGCGATAAACAGGGGCATCGAATCCCTTGCCCTCACGATGCTCGACCGCCTCACAAAACTCGACAGGATCAAAGTCTGCACGTCCTATGAATACACGGGGGAAGTGACGGATAAGCTCGATGATTACTTTGAATGGGAACGCATGCAGGGAGGGGCGATCCGCATAAAGGCGCTGAAAGTCGTCCCTCACCACAAGTCAGAGGAGCGCTCGCGCCTTCTCTTTAAATGCGTCCCCGATGAATTCATAGAATTCATCGGCCCTGCAAAGGACATCAGCGGTGCGCGCCGCCGCGGTGACCTCCCTTCTTATGCCCGTGATCTCATAGAATATATTGAGTCCCCCGATGGCCTCTCACTTCCGGTGAGGATAATATCCTCAGGCCCTACGGCAGATCACAAGTTCACCTCATAA